Proteins encoded together in one Drosophila albomicans strain 15112-1751.03 chromosome 2R, ASM965048v2, whole genome shotgun sequence window:
- the LOC117574729 gene encoding protein I'm not dead yet 2-like isoform X1, translating to MGDDKKLPPSRSMLSCCNFHWRGKVSILAPLITLPILIHGLQHNRPEFKCIYLIVVMAIYWITECLPLYVTSLFPVIFLPLFGILSSERTCSLFFTNTLVMFIGGLVLALAIEYSNLHKRIALGTILLVGCSPRRLHFGLITVTSFLSMWISNSACTAMMCPIVKAILNEMEAQKIFTVYMTQEEEPVEEGEPRHPSKISMAFYFGTAYASSIGGVGTLIGTGTNLTFKGIYETRFPDSKEEIDFPIFMAYAVPITVVVNVLMLYISLQLTHMALFRPNSKTGQEVKAATANKDLLHGVVKENYKALGKMTCHEVQVASVFALMVVLLFTVKPGFMTGWGEALDLQAVQSSAIVFLSVVILFALPTQYTFFKYCCGSAPFTGRAMDACLSWTFIHNNMPWGLCFLIGGGFALAEGSKVSGMAKMLGESMSFIQAFPRDVVIGVTIVMGIACTAFSSNVAVCNILTPVFCEMALAVKIHPLLLTLPATLAMSFAYHLPVSTPPNAIISGYSNIKTKYMAVAGILPTLWGIILPWVNAVTWGMVVFPESKSFPDWAKDA from the exons ATGGGCGA CGATAAGAAGTTACCGCCATCAAGGAGTATGCTTTCATGCTGCAATTTCCATTGGAGAGGAAAAGTTTCAATTCTTGCACCCTTGATAACTCTGCCGATTTTAATCCATGGACTTCAGCATAATCGACCT GagtttaaatgcatttatttaattgtcgTGATGGCCATATATTGGATAACAGAATGTCTACCTCTATATGTTACATCTCTATTTCCTGTAATTTTTTTGCCTCTGTTTGGAATCTTG TCATCAGAAAGAACttgcagtttgttttttacaaACACTTTGGTAATGTTTATAGGTGGACTGGTTTTGGCTCTGGCTATAGAATATTCTAATTTGCACAAACGTATTGCTCTGGGTACCATTTTATTAGTTGGTTGCAGTCCTCGAcg ATTGCACTTTGGTCTGATTACTGTCACTAGTTTTTTATCTATGTGGATATCCAATTCAGCATGTACGGCAATGATGTGTCCTATTGTAAAGGCCATTTTAAACGAAATGGAAGCA CAAAAGATTTTTACAGTATACATGACACAAGAGGAGGAGCCAGTTGAGGAAGGCGA GCCTCGTCATCCCTCCAAAATCTCGatggcattttattttggcACCGCATATGCTTCTTCAATTGGAGGCGTTGGTACTCTGATTGGGACGGGAACAAATCTGACATTTAAGGGCATTTATGAAAC CCGTTTCCCCGATTCTAAAGAAGAAATCGATTTTCCGATATTCATGGCTTATGCGGTACCCATTACAGTAGTTGTTAACGTTTTGATGCTTTACATTTCCCTGCAATTAACTCACATGGCTCTATTTCGGCCAAATAGCAAGACCGGCCAGGAAGTTAaggctgcaactgcaaataaGGACTTGCTCCACGGTGTAGTCAAAGAAAATTATAAGGCGCTGGGAAAGATGACGTGTCATGAAGTTCAGGTCGCATCCGTGTTCGCATTAATGGTTGTCCTGCTCTTTACTGTAAAGCCTGGTTTTATGACTGGATGGGGCGAGGCTCTTGATCTTCa agCCGTTCAGAGTTCGGCTATCGTCTTTTTGTCTGTTGTGATTTTGTTTGCCCTTCCCACTCAGTACACGTTCTTTAAGTATTGTTGTGGTTCAG CTCCATTCACTGGCCGTGCCATGGATGCCTGCCTCTCATGGACGTTTATTCACAATAATATGCCTTGGGGACTCTGTTTCTTGATTG GTGGTGGATTTGCTCTTGCAGAAGGAAGTAAGGTCAGTGGCATGGCCAAAATGTTGGGCGAGTCTATGTCATTCATTCAAGCGTTTCCAAGAGACGTAGTGATAGGAGTGACTATCGTAATGGGAATAGCTTGCACCGCTTTCAGCTCGAACGTGGCTGTGTGTAATATACTCACACCTGTCTTCTGTGAAATG GCTTTAGCCGTTAAGATTCATCCATTGCTTCTGACTCTACCAGCAACGCTAGCCATGAGCTTTGCCTATCATCTGCCGGTCAGCACACCTCCCAATGCGATTATCAGTGGTTATAGtaatatcaaaacaaaatatatg GCAGTGGCTGGAATATTGCCCACTTTGTGGGGTATTATCCTGCCGTGGGTCAACGCTGTGACTTGGGGTATGGTTGTATTTCctgaaagcaaaagttttcctGATTGGGCAAAGGATGCGTAA
- the LOC117574729 gene encoding protein I'm not dead yet 2-like isoform X2, which translates to MSTSICYISISCNFFASVWNLGGLVLALAIEYSNLHKRIALGTILLVGCSPRRLHFGLITVTSFLSMWISNSACTAMMCPIVKAILNEMEAQKIFTVYMTQEEEPVEEGEPRHPSKISMAFYFGTAYASSIGGVGTLIGTGTNLTFKGIYETRFPDSKEEIDFPIFMAYAVPITVVVNVLMLYISLQLTHMALFRPNSKTGQEVKAATANKDLLHGVVKENYKALGKMTCHEVQVASVFALMVVLLFTVKPGFMTGWGEALDLQAVQSSAIVFLSVVILFALPTQYTFFKYCCGSAPFTGRAMDACLSWTFIHNNMPWGLCFLIGGGFALAEGSKVSGMAKMLGESMSFIQAFPRDVVIGVTIVMGIACTAFSSNVAVCNILTPVFCEMALAVKIHPLLLTLPATLAMSFAYHLPVSTPPNAIISGYSNIKTKYMAVAGILPTLWGIILPWVNAVTWGMVVFPESKSFPDWAKDA; encoded by the exons ATGTCTACCTCTATATGTTACATCTCTATTTCCTGTAATTTTTTTGCCTCTGTTTGGAATCTTG GTGGACTGGTTTTGGCTCTGGCTATAGAATATTCTAATTTGCACAAACGTATTGCTCTGGGTACCATTTTATTAGTTGGTTGCAGTCCTCGAcg ATTGCACTTTGGTCTGATTACTGTCACTAGTTTTTTATCTATGTGGATATCCAATTCAGCATGTACGGCAATGATGTGTCCTATTGTAAAGGCCATTTTAAACGAAATGGAAGCA CAAAAGATTTTTACAGTATACATGACACAAGAGGAGGAGCCAGTTGAGGAAGGCGA GCCTCGTCATCCCTCCAAAATCTCGatggcattttattttggcACCGCATATGCTTCTTCAATTGGAGGCGTTGGTACTCTGATTGGGACGGGAACAAATCTGACATTTAAGGGCATTTATGAAAC CCGTTTCCCCGATTCTAAAGAAGAAATCGATTTTCCGATATTCATGGCTTATGCGGTACCCATTACAGTAGTTGTTAACGTTTTGATGCTTTACATTTCCCTGCAATTAACTCACATGGCTCTATTTCGGCCAAATAGCAAGACCGGCCAGGAAGTTAaggctgcaactgcaaataaGGACTTGCTCCACGGTGTAGTCAAAGAAAATTATAAGGCGCTGGGAAAGATGACGTGTCATGAAGTTCAGGTCGCATCCGTGTTCGCATTAATGGTTGTCCTGCTCTTTACTGTAAAGCCTGGTTTTATGACTGGATGGGGCGAGGCTCTTGATCTTCa agCCGTTCAGAGTTCGGCTATCGTCTTTTTGTCTGTTGTGATTTTGTTTGCCCTTCCCACTCAGTACACGTTCTTTAAGTATTGTTGTGGTTCAG CTCCATTCACTGGCCGTGCCATGGATGCCTGCCTCTCATGGACGTTTATTCACAATAATATGCCTTGGGGACTCTGTTTCTTGATTG GTGGTGGATTTGCTCTTGCAGAAGGAAGTAAGGTCAGTGGCATGGCCAAAATGTTGGGCGAGTCTATGTCATTCATTCAAGCGTTTCCAAGAGACGTAGTGATAGGAGTGACTATCGTAATGGGAATAGCTTGCACCGCTTTCAGCTCGAACGTGGCTGTGTGTAATATACTCACACCTGTCTTCTGTGAAATG GCTTTAGCCGTTAAGATTCATCCATTGCTTCTGACTCTACCAGCAACGCTAGCCATGAGCTTTGCCTATCATCTGCCGGTCAGCACACCTCCCAATGCGATTATCAGTGGTTATAGtaatatcaaaacaaaatatatg GCAGTGGCTGGAATATTGCCCACTTTGTGGGGTATTATCCTGCCGTGGGTCAACGCTGTGACTTGGGGTATGGTTGTATTTCctgaaagcaaaagttttcctGATTGGGCAAAGGATGCGTAA